A part of Oryctolagus cuniculus chromosome 4, mOryCun1.1, whole genome shotgun sequence genomic DNA contains:
- the KCNJ15 gene encoding ATP-sensitive inward rectifier potassium channel 15, whose product MDALHVSSPSAPLGKHTAGAMLKAHRPRVMSKSGHSNVRIDKVDGIYLLYLQDLWTTVIDMKWRYKLTLFAATFVMTWFLFGVIYYAIAFIHGDLEPSERISNHTPCIMKVDSLTGAFLFSLESQTTIGYGVRSITEECPHAIFLLVAQLVITTLIEIFITGTFLAKIARPKKRAETIKFSHCAVITKQNGKLCLVIQVANMRKSLLIQCQLSGKLLQTHVTKEGERILLNQATVKFHVDSSSESPFLILPMTFYHVLDETSPLRDLTPQNLKEKEFELVVLLNATVESTSAVCQSRTSYIPEEIYWGFEFVPVVSLSKNGKYVADFSQFEQIRKSSDCTIYCADSEKQKLEERYRQEDQRERELRTLLLQQSNV is encoded by the coding sequence ATGGATGCCCTTCATGTGAGCTCCCCCAGTGCCCCTCTGGGGAAGCACACTGCCGGGGCCATGCTCAAGGCCCACCGGCCCCGGGTCATGTCCAAGAGCGGTCACAGCAATGTGAGGATCGACAAAGTGGATGGGATATACTTACTCTACCTGCAAGACTTGTGGACGACCGTCATCGACATGAAGTGGAGGTACAAGCTCACGCTGTTTGCCGCCACCTTTGTGATGACCTGGTTCCTTTTTGGAGTGATCTACTACGCCATTGCATTTATTCACGGGGATTTGGAACCCAGTGAGCGGATCTCAAATCACACCCCCTGCATCATGAAAGTGGACTCTCTTACGGGGgcctttctcttttccctggAATCCCAGACAACCATCGGCTACGGCGTCCGTTCCATCACAGAGGAGTGTCCTCATGCCATCTTCCTGCTGGTGGCTCAACTGGTCATCACGACCTTGATCGAGATCTTCATCACGGGCACCTTCCTGGCCAAAATCGCGAGACCCAAAAAGCGAGCTGAGACCATCAAGTTCAGCCACTGCGCAGTCATCACCAAGCAGAACGGCAAGCTGTGCCTGGTGATCCAGGTGGCCAACATGAGGAAGAGCCTCCTGATTCAATGCCAGCTCTCGGGCAAGCTCCTCCAGACCCACGTCACCAAGGAAGGGGAGCGCATCCTGCTCAACCAAGCCACGGTCAAATTCCACGTGGACTCCTCGTCGGAGAGCCCCTTCCTCATCTTGCCCATGACCTTCTACCATGTGCTGGACGAGACCAGCCCGCTGCGAGACCTCACACCCCAGAATCTGAAGGAGAAGGAGTTTGAGCTCGTGGTCCTGCTCAACGCCACTGTGGAATCCACCAGCGCTGTCTGCCAGAGCCGAACCTCCTACATCCCGGAGGAGATCTACTGGGGTTTTGAGTTCGTGCCCGTGGTCTCGCTCTCCAAGAACGGCAAGTACGTGGCTGACTTCAGCCAGTTCGAACAGATCCGCAAGAGCTCAGACTGCACCATCTACTGCGCGGATTCCGAGAAGCAGAAACTGGAGGAGAGGTACAGGCAGGAGgatcagagggagagggagctgagGACCCTTTTGTTACAGCAGAGCAACGTCTGA